The Chlorocebus sabaeus isolate Y175 chromosome 16, mChlSab1.0.hap1, whole genome shotgun sequence genome window below encodes:
- the EFNB3 gene encoding ephrin-B3: MGPPHFGPGGVRVGALLLLGVLGLVSGLSLEPVYWNSANKRFQAEGGYVLYPQIGDRLDLLCPRARPPGPHSSPNYEFYKLYLVGGAQGRRCEAPPAPNLLLTCDRPDLDLRFTIKFQEYSPNLWGHEFRSHHDYYIIATSDGTREGLESLQGGVCLTRGMKVLLRVGQSPRGGAAPRKPVSEMPMERDRGAAHSLEPGKENMPGDPTSNATSRGAEGPLPPPSMPAVAGAAGGLALLLLGVAGAGGAMCWRRRRAKPSESRHPGPGSFGRGGSLGLGGGGGMGPREAEPGELGIALRGGGAADPPFCPHYEKVSGDYGHPVYIVQDGPPQSPPNIYYKV; encoded by the exons ATGGGGCCCCCCCATTTTGGGCCGGGGGGCGTGCGAGTCGGGGCCCTGCTGCTGCTGGGGGTTTTGGGGCTGGTGTCTGGGCTCAGCCTGGAGCCTGTCTACTGGAACTCGGCGAATAAGAG GTTCCAGGCAGAGGGTGGTTATGTGTTGTACCCTCAGATCGGGGACCGGCTAGACCTGCTCTGCCCCCGGGCCCGGCCTCCTGGCCCTCACTCCTCTCCTAATTATGAGTTCTACAAGCTGTACCTGGTAGGGGGTGCCCAGGGCCGGCGCTGTGAGGCACCCCCTGCCCCAAACCTCCTTCTTACTTGTGATCGCCCAGACCTGGATCTCCGCTTCACCATCAAGTTCCAGGAGTATAGCCCTAACCTCTGGGGCCACGAGTTCCGCTCGCACCACGATTACTACATCATTG CCACATCGGATGGGACCCGGGAGGGCCTGGAGAGCCTGCAGGGAGGTGTCTGCCTAACCAGAGGCATGAAGGTGCTTCTTCGAGTGGGACAAA GTCCCCGAGGAGGGGCTGCCCCCCGAAAACCTGTGTCTGAAATGCCCATGGAAAGAGACCGAGGGGCAGCCCAcagcctggagcctgggaagGAGAACATGCCAG GTGACCCCACCAGCAATGCAACCTCCCGGGGTGCTGAAGGCCCTCTGCCCCCTCCCAGCATGCCCGCAGTGGCTGGGGCAGCAGGGGGGCTGGCGCTGCTCTTGCTGGGTGTGGCAGGTGCTGGGGGTGCCATGTGTTGGCGGAGACGGCGGGCCAAGCCTTCGGAGAGTCGCCACCCTGGTCCTGGCTCCTTCGGGAGGGGAGGGTCTCTGGgcctggggggtggaggtgggatgggacctcgggaggctgagcctggggaGCTAGGGATAGCTCTGCGGGGCGGTGGGGCTGCAGATCCCCCCTTCTGTCCCCACTATGAGAAGGTGAGTGGTGACTATGGGCATCCTGTGTATATCGTGCAGGATGGGCCCCCCCAGAGCCCTCCAAACATCTACTACAAGGTATGA